One Vicinamibacterales bacterium genomic window, CGAAGAGAAGACCATTCTCGGAACCACGTGTGGATTTTTTCACCTCCGCATTCTTTCTAACGAAACGACCGTGCTGGTTCCCGTCGCCAACGTTGACAACGTCGGGCTGCGCCGGGCCATTACCGACGAAGAGGTTGAACGCCTGTTCCAGTTGCTGGGTGACGGCAAGATCGACAACCACCAGAACTGGAAGGGGCGCTTCAAGGACAACTCCGACAAGATGCGCACCGGCTCCATTTACGACATGGCCGATGTGCTCAAGAGCCTGACGTTCCTGGCCAAGTCGAAGAGCCTCTCGTTCCGCGAAAAGC contains:
- a CDS encoding CarD family transcriptional regulator, yielding MGFKIGDKVIYPNHGLGVVEKVEEKTILGTTCGFFHLRILSNETTVLVPVANVDNVGLRRAITDEEVERLFQLLGDGKIDNHQNWKGRFKDNSDKMRTGSIYDMADVLKSLTFLAKSKSLSFREK